A region of Saccharococcus thermophilus DNA encodes the following proteins:
- a CDS encoding efflux RND transporter permease subunit, with product MSFLTKFSLKNAVAVFIISFLLIILGAYSFSSLKVDLLPNIEFPQLSIEIVYPGASPQDINDQVTTKLEEKFKSLEGLKQMQSSSYENMAVINLEFPFHTDMDEVERQVHTLINDTDLPENVQTKVNRFSFGTIPIFNISLFAKKDVDLQKILETQVIPELNKIDGINSISVGGGKEEIIKITVDKQKALRAGLTLSQIKDQINEKYMSFPVGNIHTDTLQIPVRVQEKLKTVKDLENMTLTSPSQQSMPAATQTKPAIKLKDIANIETVTDQSEFTRYNLKEALSMAVTKKQDANTVEVADKVIKVLDSYKDKFDYSIGFDSAKGIKKSVESLVREGLLGALFASVAVLLFLRNVRATVIAIVSIPLSLLVASIFLNRMDISLNVMTLGGMAVAVGRVVDDSIVVIENIFRRVRKAKTGITDELIQDSTKEILKAITSSTITTVVVFLPLGFVGGITGEFFLPFALTIVFALLVSLVVAVTVVPILAKFSFKKVPPEEKEGALQRVYGRIIAWALRHKAIVLLLSVALLVGSFALSPALGFTFLPNEEQKTLVASIELPPSTSLEKTNDVSLALENMFAKQKEIKNVTAAVGSRDYRSGLKRQNQANYFINLKEDVAVAPLIKKLEKKMEQIVNEKAPGTTIGVREMDSGGPPTNNNIDIDLYSNNLSALQKAAKQVETYLNKRHDLKDVTNNFSDKQKQIVVDIDPEKAAAYGVSGFQILGTIADATKPVDVGTLTLNGKERTVQLSYNQHLQSVDELKNTMIFTKRGLVPVSKLASVNEVDTYTSIQKLDGKVFARVSAQIVGDNIQKVTNDVIRHVKNDLNLPDDVSLEGGGGSDETVQTFQELGIAMLVAIGLVYITMLVTFGKARIPFVILSSLIFVPIGSLLGLYIAKEPLSISVMIGLLMLIGIVTTNAIVLVDRIGQNREQKGMTIRDAIMEAGKTRLRPILMTAFATVTALIPLALTKESGTLISKGLAITVIGGLTSSTLLTLILIPVMYELFFIRQAKAERMKQ from the coding sequence ATGAGTTTTTTAACAAAGTTTAGCCTAAAAAATGCAGTTGCCGTATTCATTATTTCTTTTTTGCTGATTATTTTAGGAGCATACTCGTTTTCATCGTTGAAAGTCGATTTGCTTCCAAACATTGAGTTTCCGCAATTATCGATTGAAATCGTTTATCCGGGGGCATCGCCGCAAGATATAAACGACCAAGTAACGACGAAGTTGGAAGAAAAATTCAAATCTCTCGAAGGACTAAAACAAATGCAAAGTTCTTCATACGAAAATATGGCGGTGATTAATCTAGAGTTTCCGTTTCATACCGATATGGATGAAGTGGAACGTCAAGTTCATACACTGATTAACGACACCGACCTTCCGGAAAATGTACAGACGAAAGTCAACCGGTTTTCGTTTGGAACGATCCCTATTTTTAATATTTCTTTATTCGCCAAGAAAGACGTTGATTTACAAAAAATATTAGAAACACAAGTCATTCCTGAGTTAAATAAAATTGACGGAATTAACTCCATCTCTGTCGGCGGAGGAAAGGAAGAAATTATAAAAATAACGGTCGATAAACAAAAAGCGCTGCGGGCAGGATTGACGCTATCACAGATTAAAGATCAAATCAATGAAAAATACATGTCTTTTCCAGTTGGCAATATCCATACCGATACGTTGCAAATTCCTGTTCGTGTGCAGGAAAAGTTAAAAACGGTGAAAGATCTAGAAAATATGACGCTGACATCGCCATCACAGCAATCCATGCCTGCCGCAACACAAACAAAGCCGGCGATTAAGTTAAAAGACATCGCCAACATCGAAACGGTCACCGATCAAAGCGAGTTTACGCGCTATAACTTGAAAGAAGCGCTATCGATGGCAGTGACGAAAAAGCAAGATGCAAACACGGTAGAAGTGGCGGACAAAGTGATCAAAGTATTGGATTCGTATAAGGACAAATTCGATTACTCGATCGGTTTTGATTCCGCGAAAGGAATTAAAAAATCGGTCGAATCGCTCGTGCGTGAAGGATTGCTGGGGGCGCTGTTCGCTTCGGTCGCGGTGCTTCTCTTCTTGCGGAATGTGCGCGCGACGGTTATTGCGATCGTTTCTATTCCGCTTTCGCTATTGGTCGCTTCCATTTTTCTCAATCGAATGGATATTTCGCTAAATGTGATGACACTTGGCGGGATGGCCGTGGCGGTAGGTCGTGTCGTGGATGACAGCATCGTCGTGATCGAAAATATTTTCCGCCGTGTGCGCAAGGCGAAAACGGGAATAACAGACGAACTCATTCAAGATTCGACGAAAGAAATTCTCAAGGCGATTACTTCATCGACGATTACGACAGTGGTTGTCTTTTTACCGCTCGGTTTCGTCGGCGGAATTACCGGTGAATTTTTCCTGCCGTTTGCTTTAACGATTGTGTTCGCGCTGTTAGTTTCTTTGGTTGTTGCCGTTACGGTGGTACCAATTTTGGCGAAATTCTCCTTTAAAAAAGTTCCGCCGGAAGAAAAAGAAGGCGCGCTGCAGCGTGTTTACGGACGCATCATTGCCTGGGCGCTTCGCCATAAAGCGATTGTTTTGCTGCTGTCGGTTGCATTGCTTGTCGGTTCATTTGCCCTCTCTCCGGCACTAGGGTTTACTTTTTTGCCGAATGAAGAGCAAAAAACGTTGGTTGCCAGCATTGAACTTCCGCCTTCGACATCGCTGGAAAAAACAAATGATGTATCACTAGCATTGGAAAATATGTTCGCCAAGCAGAAAGAAATTAAAAACGTCACCGCAGCCGTCGGCAGCCGTGATTATCGCAGCGGGCTAAAACGCCAAAACCAGGCAAACTATTTTATTAATTTAAAAGAAGATGTTGCTGTTGCACCATTAATCAAAAAGCTAGAGAAAAAGATGGAACAAATCGTCAATGAAAAAGCACCAGGGACAACGATCGGCGTTCGTGAGATGGACAGCGGCGGCCCGCCGACAAATAACAACATCGATATTGACTTGTATTCCAACAATTTATCTGCCTTGCAAAAAGCGGCAAAACAAGTAGAAACCTATTTAAATAAACGCCATGATTTGAAAGATGTAACGAACAACTTTTCCGACAAGCAAAAACAAATCGTCGTCGATATTGATCCGGAAAAAGCGGCCGCTTATGGCGTTTCTGGATTTCAAATTTTAGGGACGATTGCCGATGCCACGAAGCCGGTAGACGTCGGAACATTGACGCTAAACGGAAAAGAGCGGACCGTTCAATTATCGTACAATCAGCATCTGCAATCGGTAGATGAGCTAAAAAATACGATGATTTTTACAAAGAGAGGACTTGTTCCTGTCTCCAAACTGGCATCTGTCAACGAAGTAGATACGTATACATCGATCCAAAAGCTGGACGGAAAAGTGTTTGCCCGTGTATCCGCGCAAATCGTTGGCGATAACATCCAAAAAGTGACCAACGATGTCATCCGCCATGTAAAAAATGATCTGAACCTTCCGGATGATGTGTCACTAGAGGGAGGAGGCGGCAGCGATGAGACGGTGCAAACGTTCCAGGAGCTTGGCATCGCGATGCTTGTTGCCATTGGCCTTGTCTATATTACGATGCTTGTCACATTTGGAAAAGCGCGCATTCCGTTTGTCATTCTGTCTTCGCTCATTTTCGTGCCGATCGGCTCGCTCCTCGGGTTATACATCGCAAAAGAGCCGTTATCTATCAGCGTCATGATCGGGCTATTAATGCTAATTGGAATTGTCACGACCAA